One genomic segment of Chloroflexota bacterium includes these proteins:
- a CDS encoding ISKra4 family transposase, which translates to MAALAASSLAAGDAEGLAALELAIRTAMTRLGGSLLEQLLALDTGHRGTRIDCGSGHQATFVAYRTKALDTVLGPVELRRAYYHCTACGHGVVPRDTELGVTGASLSPGLARMVARVGAAAPFAQASELLAELAGVELTTKRVERSAEADGQVLVTIADREAAAVLAGRLVPFAPAPPVAKLYLAIDGTGVPTVPADTAGRAGKYPDGRARTREAKLGVLFTQAGLDEAGQPIRDPGSSSYLATLEPVEHFGALVYAEARRRGSETAKQLVVLGDGAPWIWRLADLHFPGATQIVDLYHAREHVHALGALVAPTLGDDAPGWLAERLADLDRGDVPALLATTRNLSLPDAQTREVEKALGYFETNAERMRYAHFRALGHFAGSGAVEAGCKAVIGQRLKLSGMRWSVRGAAGIVSLRCQEASGRWEEVWGRIHNQTTAA; encoded by the coding sequence CTGGCCGCCCTGGCCGCAAGCTCGCTCGCCGCCGGCGACGCCGAGGGCCTGGCCGCGCTGGAGCTGGCGATCCGGACCGCGATGACCAGGCTCGGCGGCTCGCTGCTCGAGCAGCTGCTGGCCCTCGATACCGGCCACCGCGGGACGCGCATCGACTGCGGGTCGGGCCATCAGGCCACGTTCGTCGCCTATCGGACCAAGGCCCTCGACACGGTGCTCGGGCCGGTCGAGCTGCGGCGCGCCTACTACCACTGCACCGCGTGCGGCCACGGGGTGGTGCCGAGGGACACCGAGCTCGGCGTCACCGGGGCCTCGCTGTCCCCGGGGCTGGCCAGGATGGTGGCCCGGGTGGGTGCGGCGGCGCCGTTCGCCCAGGCCAGCGAGCTGTTGGCCGAGTTGGCTGGGGTCGAGCTGACCACGAAACGGGTGGAGCGCAGCGCGGAGGCCGACGGACAGGTCCTCGTCACGATTGCTGACCGGGAGGCGGCCGCGGTGCTCGCCGGTCGGCTGGTCCCGTTCGCTCCGGCCCCCCCGGTGGCCAAGCTCTACCTGGCGATCGACGGCACCGGCGTCCCCACCGTGCCCGCCGACACCGCGGGGCGGGCCGGCAAGTACCCCGACGGGCGGGCCCGCACCCGCGAGGCGAAACTCGGGGTGCTGTTCACCCAGGCCGGCCTGGACGAGGCCGGCCAGCCGATCCGCGACCCGGGCTCCTCGAGCTACCTCGCCACCCTGGAGCCCGTCGAGCACTTCGGTGCCCTCGTCTACGCCGAGGCGCGCCGGCGCGGCTCGGAGACGGCGAAGCAACTCGTCGTGCTCGGCGACGGGGCGCCCTGGATCTGGCGTCTCGCCGACCTGCACTTCCCGGGCGCGACCCAGATCGTCGACCTCTACCACGCCCGCGAGCACGTCCACGCGCTGGGCGCGCTGGTCGCGCCCACCCTCGGCGACGACGCTCCGGGCTGGCTCGCCGAGCGGCTGGCCGACCTCGACCGCGGTGACGTTCCGGCGCTGCTCGCCACCACCAGGAACCTCTCCCTCCCCGACGCGCAGACCCGCGAGGTCGAGAAGGCACTCGGCTACTTCGAGACCAACGCCGAGCGGATGCGCTACGCGCACTTCCGGGCACTCGGCCACTTCGCCGGGTCCGGCGCGGTCGAGGCCGGCTGCAAGGCCGTCATCGGCCAGCGGCTGAAGCTCTCCGGCATGCGCTGGAGCGTGCGCGGCGCGGCCGGCATCGTCAGCCTGCGCTGCCAGGAGGCGAGCGGCCGCTGGGAGGAAGTCTGGGGGCGCATCCACAACCAGACGACCGCGGCCTGA
- a CDS encoding winged helix-turn-helix transcriptional regulator: protein MFEASALSPSPARIRSTLATIVDQPDDLRELRRFHKALADVNRLRIVRRLAGGPATVMELVDHVGLSQPLVSWHIGRLRAAGLVVTRRAGRGTVCSLRDESFAENVDRERLILGLPSGGVP, encoded by the coding sequence ATGTTCGAGGCCTCCGCCCTGTCCCCCTCACCCGCCCGGATCCGCTCCACGCTCGCGACGATCGTCGATCAACCCGACGACCTCCGCGAGTTGCGCCGATTCCACAAGGCGCTCGCGGACGTGAATCGATTGCGTATCGTGCGCCGGCTGGCCGGCGGGCCGGCCACCGTCATGGAGCTCGTCGACCACGTCGGTCTCTCGCAGCCGCTCGTGAGCTGGCACATCGGCCGGCTGCGCGCCGCGGGGCTCGTCGTGACACGACGCGCCGGCCGCGGGACCGTCTGCTCGCTCCGCGACGAGTCGTTTGCCGAGAACGTCGATCGCGAGCGGCTGATCCTCGGGCTCCCGTCGGGCGGGGTCCCATGA
- a CDS encoding CDP-alcohol phosphatidyltransferase family protein encodes MSGARRADGRRHGEPGGHGGSFVSPATRARLRAVAVPIALVLGRLGLTPNSITIVGFLGTCVAAVAAAQQAWVLAGVLVIAFGIFDLFDGALARATGTASAFGAFLDSTLDRTGENLVLAGVAFGSAIGGFPEGAGLAALAMATSSIVTYTRARAEAVGLTAEVGIAPRPERLIVLAAGLVIAGALGGVGYPVPTAGALGVVGYPVPGAGNPGHLAGATALAVALGIVVLTCAITIAQRIVHVHDQSNGHR; translated from the coding sequence ATGAGCGGCGCGCGGCGCGCCGATGGACGCCGACACGGCGAGCCCGGCGGACATGGCGGCTCATTCGTATCGCCGGCCACCCGGGCCCGCCTGCGGGCGGTCGCCGTCCCGATCGCCCTCGTCCTCGGCCGGCTGGGCCTGACGCCGAACTCCATCACGATCGTCGGCTTCCTCGGCACTTGCGTCGCGGCGGTGGCGGCGGCGCAGCAGGCCTGGGTCCTCGCCGGCGTGCTCGTCATCGCCTTCGGGATCTTCGACCTGTTCGACGGCGCGCTCGCACGGGCGACCGGCACCGCGTCGGCCTTCGGGGCGTTCCTCGACTCGACGCTCGACCGGACCGGCGAGAACCTCGTCCTCGCGGGCGTGGCCTTCGGTTCCGCCATCGGCGGCTTCCCCGAGGGCGCCGGCCTGGCCGCGCTCGCCATGGCGACCTCGTCGATCGTCACCTATACCCGGGCGCGGGCGGAGGCGGTCGGCCTGACTGCCGAGGTCGGGATCGCTCCGCGACCGGAGCGTCTCATCGTCCTCGCGGCGGGGCTCGTCATCGCCGGAGCACTCGGCGGAGTGGGCTACCCGGTGCCGACCGCCGGAGCGCTCGGCGTGGTGGGTTACCCGGTGCCGGGTGCCGGGAATCCCGGCCATCTGGCGGGAGCGACCGCCCTGGCCGTCGCCCTCGGGATCGTCGTCCTCACCTGCGCCATCACGATCGCCCAGCGCATCGTCCATGTCCACGATCAGTCGAATGGTCACCGATAG
- a CDS encoding MFS transporter, whose amino-acid sequence MGRRDASIILAVLGVGVFLSGLELMITAVALPSILRDLSDITDLRHAAWIVTGYLLVSIVTMPLAGRLADLWGVRRLFLGGLVAFTVGSALAGAAPTIDALIAARLVQAVGGGILIPVGTAAAAHLFEGHRRARALGIIGGLTFLGMAAGPFVGATILGALHPASALAGIGITSGPILHALDPAWRWVFYVDVPIGIVALALAWAASDGWDTPRRASRIDLRGAVLFSLGLAAALGSVSLIGSAGPTAGGFDPTVLAGFLTVVAVAAIAGYVRGALRRDDPFIDPRLFRDRVFSAATIVSLLTGYAFATAIVGGALFVDRVLYGGPDDQRLVLGALALATAIGALGAGWLIRTLSLRAVSAVGLGLAIGALVVMSRWAPSVDLGTVAGVLAIFGLGFGLTVTPRSTAALGAVPASSYGAASSTVTVARMVGMAIGLAVLAAYGSTVITHLYDEVYRTPGGYKAFIPADLRDRPLKDGLVVGALESWAAMEATSVMVGLFAVAAGVTAVAIPAALVLGGGPGRSRNEVAPEPRLQV is encoded by the coding sequence ATGGGACGCCGCGACGCATCGATCATCCTGGCGGTCCTCGGCGTCGGCGTCTTCCTTTCCGGCCTCGAGCTCATGATCACGGCGGTCGCCCTTCCGTCCATCCTCCGCGACCTGTCGGATATCACGGATCTGCGGCACGCGGCGTGGATCGTCACTGGGTATCTCCTCGTCTCGATCGTGACCATGCCGCTCGCCGGTCGCCTCGCCGATCTGTGGGGCGTCCGACGCCTGTTCCTCGGCGGGCTCGTCGCGTTCACCGTCGGCTCTGCGCTCGCCGGCGCCGCGCCGACGATCGACGCGCTCATCGCCGCCCGGCTCGTCCAGGCGGTGGGGGGAGGGATCCTCATCCCGGTCGGGACCGCCGCGGCCGCGCACCTCTTCGAGGGTCACCGGCGAGCTCGGGCACTCGGCATCATCGGCGGCCTCACGTTCCTCGGGATGGCGGCCGGACCATTCGTCGGAGCGACGATCCTCGGAGCGCTCCACCCGGCCTCGGCACTTGCCGGCATCGGGATCACGAGCGGTCCGATACTCCATGCCCTCGACCCGGCCTGGCGGTGGGTCTTCTACGTCGACGTCCCGATCGGCATCGTCGCCCTTGCCCTCGCCTGGGCGGCGAGCGACGGCTGGGACACGCCCCGCCGGGCGAGCCGGATCGACCTCCGCGGAGCGGTCCTCTTCTCGCTCGGGCTCGCCGCGGCGCTCGGGTCGGTGAGCCTGATCGGCAGCGCCGGACCGACCGCCGGCGGGTTCGATCCGACCGTCCTCGCCGGGTTCCTCACGGTCGTCGCCGTGGCCGCGATCGCCGGCTACGTCCGTGGCGCCCTTCGGCGCGACGATCCGTTCATCGACCCGCGGCTCTTCCGGGACAGGGTCTTCAGCGCCGCGACGATCGTCTCGCTCCTCACCGGCTATGCCTTCGCCACCGCGATCGTCGGCGGCGCGCTCTTCGTGGACCGGGTCCTGTACGGCGGACCTGACGACCAGCGTCTCGTGCTCGGCGCGCTCGCCCTCGCGACCGCGATCGGCGCGCTCGGGGCCGGCTGGCTCATCCGCACGCTCAGCCTCCGGGCAGTCTCCGCCGTGGGCCTCGGTCTCGCCATCGGCGCGCTCGTGGTCATGAGCCGCTGGGCGCCGAGCGTCGACCTCGGGACGGTCGCCGGCGTGCTGGCGATCTTCGGGCTCGGATTCGGGCTGACGGTGACGCCGCGCTCGACCGCTGCCCTGGGGGCGGTGCCCGCGAGCTCGTACGGCGCGGCCTCCTCGACCGTGACCGTCGCCCGGATGGTGGGCATGGCGATCGGCCTCGCCGTCCTCGCCGCCTACGGCTCGACCGTCATCACCCATCTGTACGACGAGGTCTATCGGACCCCGGGCGGCTACAAGGCGTTCATCCCGGCGGATCTTCGCGATCGGCCGCTCAAGGACGGCCTCGTCGTCGGCGCCCTCGAGTCCTGGGCCGCCATGGAGGCGACATCGGTCATGGTCGGTCTCTTCGCCGTCGCCGCCGGGGTGACTGCGGTGGCGATCCCGGCGGCACTCGTCCTCGGCGGCGGCCCTGGCCGGTCGCGAAACGAGGTCGCGCCCGAGCCTCGCCTCCAGGTGTGA